Proteins encoded in a region of the Streptomyces sp. NBC_00258 genome:
- a CDS encoding SDR family NAD(P)-dependent oxidoreductase: protein MTRTIALITGASSGIGAAYARLLAGDHDLVLVARRADRLADLAEELRTHGAAVEVLPADLMTHDGITAVTDRLAAGDVRTLISNAGAGGYAPLADVESADIDHLLTLNAVAPVRLVHAALPGMLAAGEGTIVTVASLLAFSAGLTDPRMPRRTLYVAAKAATLGFTRTLANELADTPLRVQVLCPGVVATEWNSGAGYNIPWAMTPEDVASASLAGLRLGETVCAPGLEGQDSALEALLAAETAFGGGGNQSALAARYAAPRA from the coding sequence ATGACTCGTACCATCGCTTTGATCACCGGCGCTTCCTCCGGCATCGGCGCCGCCTACGCCCGGCTCCTGGCCGGCGACCACGACCTCGTCCTGGTGGCGCGACGCGCCGACCGGCTCGCCGACCTCGCCGAGGAACTTCGTACCCATGGAGCAGCCGTCGAGGTGCTGCCCGCCGACCTCATGACCCACGACGGGATCACCGCTGTCACCGACCGTCTGGCCGCCGGGGACGTACGCACGCTGATCAGCAACGCCGGCGCCGGCGGCTACGCCCCGCTCGCCGATGTCGAGTCGGCCGACATCGACCACCTGCTCACCCTCAACGCCGTCGCTCCCGTCCGGCTGGTGCACGCCGCGCTTCCCGGAATGCTCGCGGCAGGCGAAGGCACCATCGTCACCGTCGCCTCGCTCCTCGCCTTCAGCGCGGGTCTCACGGACCCGCGAATGCCCCGGCGCACCCTGTACGTCGCCGCGAAGGCCGCCACCCTGGGCTTCACCCGCACCCTCGCCAACGAACTCGCCGACACCCCGCTCCGCGTCCAGGTGCTGTGCCCCGGCGTGGTGGCAACGGAGTGGAACAGCGGCGCCGGCTACAACATCCCCTGGGCGATGACGCCCGAGGACGTGGCATCGGCCAGCCTGGCCGGGCTGCGCCTGGGTGAGACCGTCTGCGCCCCCGGTCTGGAGGGTCAGGACTCCGCCCTGGAGGCCTTGCTCGCCGCGGAGACCGCCTTCGGCGGGGGTGGCAACCAGTCGGCACTCGCGGCTCGCTACGCGGCTCCGCGCGCCTAG
- a CDS encoding IclR family transcriptional regulator, giving the protein MENSENSADRSPGPSYPVSAAGNALRVVRLLHELDELRVMDVADRLGVARSTAHRILAMLVFEGFAAQDRHKVYRPGPALQAIRGSHAAPPPDLITIAQPHLRRLADAVGETTHLMVLEGNGARFLDGVEGPQALRVSYRTGTLLPAHVASGGKAMLAALPADRLRALYPNGLPGDRAKTPKDFESLMHELVSVRRHGYALNLQESERGVLAVGACVRDRTGSAVAAVAVAAPSVRCTRARLTELSRPLLATVQDIGQGL; this is encoded by the coding sequence GTGGAGAATTCAGAGAATTCGGCGGACCGTTCGCCCGGCCCCTCGTATCCGGTGAGCGCCGCCGGCAACGCCCTGCGCGTCGTCCGGCTGCTGCACGAGCTCGACGAACTTCGGGTGATGGACGTCGCGGACCGGCTGGGCGTCGCGCGTTCGACCGCTCACCGGATCCTCGCGATGCTCGTCTTCGAGGGGTTCGCGGCGCAGGACCGCCACAAGGTGTACCGGCCCGGGCCGGCCCTGCAGGCGATCAGGGGAAGCCATGCGGCCCCTCCCCCGGACCTGATCACCATCGCGCAGCCCCACCTGCGACGGCTGGCGGACGCCGTGGGTGAGACGACCCACCTGATGGTGCTCGAAGGCAACGGAGCCCGCTTCCTGGACGGCGTGGAGGGACCCCAGGCGCTGCGCGTCAGCTACCGCACCGGCACGCTGCTGCCCGCGCACGTGGCCTCGGGCGGCAAGGCCATGCTCGCGGCCCTGCCGGCCGACCGGCTCCGGGCCCTGTACCCCAACGGGCTCCCCGGGGACCGGGCCAAAACTCCCAAGGACTTCGAGAGCCTGATGCACGAGCTGGTGTCCGTGCGCCGCCACGGCTACGCCCTCAATCTGCAGGAGAGCGAGCGCGGAGTCCTCGCCGTCGGCGCCTGCGTGCGTGACCGCACGGGCAGTGCCGTGGCCGCCGTGGCCGTGGCGGCTCCGTCCGTCCGCTGCACCCGCGCACGGCTCACGGAACTGTCCCGACCACTGCTCGCGACCGTGCAGGACATCGGCCAGGGACTGTGA
- a CDS encoding aldehyde dehydrogenase family protein codes for MARSSPPEDAIRTRWSSADAADQFTVDNPATGAPLAVVQGAGDKEVDQAVQAAYDAHFSWKARTARERGSWLRKIAEAVREHADEIAALECSDNGKPLTQARNMDVNAAIGIFEFFASLCDSMPGQVNDGGSLLDITVLEPYGVIGAIVPFNWPPIHTASKLAPALAVGNAVVIKPPEQAPLSAMRMVEIIQSVLPDDVVHIIPGTGSIGSQLAGHPLVGKISFTGSPTTGVSVIKTAADNLTPTLMELGGKDPFIIFEDADLDLALPWAIEGGLFNQGEACTSASRVLVHADIYDEVARRYGNAVKRLRVGNGVDPGTHIGPMVSAAQRKRVLDYIDIGVKEGATIAAQAPLPDDPELSGGFYVAPTLFTGVRPDMRIAQEEIFGPVISMIPFRDEDEAVRIANGTDFGLVAAVFTPDSERALRVSRALHTGFVFVNNYNRNFTGAPFGGVGASGFGRETAAETLREYGYSKNIRLVSGRGEIPRWAPSLEVTGPDK; via the coding sequence ATGGCAAGGTCGTCACCACCCGAAGATGCGATCCGCACCCGGTGGTCGTCCGCGGACGCCGCCGATCAGTTCACCGTCGACAACCCCGCGACCGGCGCGCCGCTGGCCGTCGTGCAGGGCGCCGGCGACAAGGAAGTCGACCAGGCCGTACAGGCGGCCTACGACGCGCACTTCTCCTGGAAGGCCCGCACCGCCCGCGAGCGCGGCAGCTGGCTGCGGAAGATCGCCGAGGCGGTACGCGAACACGCCGACGAAATCGCGGCCCTGGAGTGCAGCGACAACGGCAAGCCCCTGACCCAGGCGCGCAATATGGACGTGAACGCGGCCATCGGGATCTTCGAGTTCTTCGCGAGCCTGTGCGACTCCATGCCCGGCCAGGTCAACGACGGCGGAAGCCTGCTGGACATCACGGTGCTCGAACCCTACGGCGTCATCGGCGCGATCGTGCCGTTCAACTGGCCGCCGATTCACACCGCCAGCAAGCTGGCCCCGGCGCTGGCCGTCGGCAACGCGGTGGTGATCAAGCCGCCGGAGCAGGCCCCGCTGTCGGCCATGCGCATGGTGGAGATCATCCAGTCCGTCCTGCCCGACGACGTGGTGCACATCATCCCTGGCACCGGCTCGATCGGATCGCAGCTCGCCGGGCACCCGCTCGTCGGCAAAATCTCGTTCACCGGGTCGCCCACCACCGGCGTCTCGGTCATCAAGACCGCGGCCGACAACCTGACGCCGACCCTGATGGAGCTCGGCGGCAAGGACCCGTTCATCATCTTCGAGGACGCGGACCTCGACCTCGCGCTGCCGTGGGCCATCGAGGGCGGCCTCTTCAACCAGGGCGAGGCCTGCACCTCGGCATCCCGCGTCCTGGTACACGCAGACATCTACGACGAGGTCGCGCGCCGCTATGGAAACGCGGTGAAGCGGCTGCGCGTCGGCAACGGCGTCGACCCCGGCACGCACATCGGACCGATGGTGTCCGCCGCCCAGCGAAAGCGGGTGCTGGACTACATCGACATCGGCGTCAAGGAGGGTGCCACGATCGCGGCGCAGGCGCCGCTCCCCGACGACCCGGAGCTGTCAGGCGGGTTCTACGTCGCACCGACGCTGTTCACCGGTGTTCGACCGGACATGCGCATCGCGCAGGAGGAGATCTTCGGCCCGGTCATCTCGATGATCCCCTTCCGCGACGAGGACGAGGCCGTCAGGATCGCCAACGGCACGGATTTCGGCCTGGTCGCCGCGGTGTTCACACCGGACTCCGAGCGCGCGCTGCGGGTCAGCCGCGCCCTGCACACCGGGTTCGTGTTCGTGAACAACTACAACCGGAACTTCACGGGCGCGCCGTTCGGTGGAGTGGGAGCGAGCGGCTTCGGGCGGGAAACCGCGGCGGAAACCCTGCGCGAGTACGGCTACAGCAAGAACATCCGTCTGGTCTCCGGCAGGGGCGAGATCCCGCGCTGGGCGCCGTCCCTCGAGGTGACTGGACCGGACAAGTGA
- a CDS encoding NADP-dependent oxidoreductase has translation MAKAVRFAEYGDIDVLNVVDVERPAPDERQVLVKVVAAGINPGEAVIRQGFFHDMFPATFPSGQGSDLAGIVEELGAGVTGFAVGDEVIGFTDNRASHAEYVIVEEDHLSPRPAGVPWEQAGALFVAGTTAYAAVHAVKVGRGETVVVSGAAGGVGSLVVQLARHAGATVIGLASEPHHAWLTRHGAIPLTYGEGVGERIRAAAAGTIDAFIDTFGAPYIELALELGVPGERINTIIDFPGAAKHGTKAEGSAAAARADVLGELAALIADSELEIPIARVYPLDEVRDAFRELERRHTNGKIVLRP, from the coding sequence ATGGCGAAAGCAGTGCGATTCGCGGAGTACGGGGACATCGACGTACTGAACGTGGTCGATGTGGAACGGCCCGCGCCCGATGAACGCCAGGTACTCGTCAAGGTGGTGGCCGCCGGGATCAACCCGGGTGAGGCCGTGATCCGGCAGGGGTTCTTCCACGACATGTTTCCGGCGACGTTCCCGTCGGGGCAGGGCAGCGACCTCGCCGGGATCGTCGAGGAACTCGGCGCAGGAGTCACGGGATTCGCCGTTGGCGACGAGGTGATCGGCTTCACCGACAACCGGGCCAGCCACGCCGAGTACGTGATCGTGGAGGAGGACCACCTCAGCCCTCGACCGGCGGGCGTCCCGTGGGAGCAGGCCGGCGCGCTCTTCGTCGCCGGCACCACGGCGTACGCGGCGGTACATGCCGTCAAGGTCGGGCGTGGCGAGACCGTCGTCGTCTCCGGCGCCGCCGGCGGGGTGGGCTCCCTCGTCGTCCAACTCGCGCGGCACGCCGGGGCCACCGTCATCGGTCTGGCGAGCGAGCCCCACCACGCATGGCTCACCCGGCACGGAGCGATCCCGCTGACCTACGGAGAGGGTGTCGGCGAGCGCATCCGCGCCGCGGCCGCCGGCACGATCGACGCCTTCATCGACACCTTCGGCGCTCCCTACATCGAACTGGCACTGGAACTCGGCGTACCCGGCGAACGGATCAACACGATCATCGACTTCCCGGGCGCGGCGAAGCACGGCACCAAGGCCGAGGGCAGCGCTGCGGCGGCAAGGGCCGACGTCCTCGGGGAACTCGCCGCGCTGATCGCCGACAGTGAGCTGGAAATCCCCATCGCCCGCGTCTACCCGCTCGACGAAGTCCGCGACGCCTTCCGGGAACTGGAACGCCGGCACACGAACGGCAAGATCGTTCTCAGGCCCTGA
- a CDS encoding cupin domain-containing protein, translated as MTDTTSEQTERKLLDELYADFKDAGLIPLWTQVDDLMPMSPQPAAVPHLWRWAELLPIAQRSGELVPVGRGGERRAMALSNPGLPGRPYATATLWTAIQYLGPREVAPSHRHSQGAFRFVVEGEGVWTNVDGDAVAMRRGDLLLTPSWAFHEHQNVTDKPMAWLDGLDIPLVSQLDAGFFEFGPDELSTRETPERSRGERLWGHPGLRPIGQLDQPNSPLGAYRWEHTDAALTAQLELENEGVPGVLEPGHAGVRFSNPTTGKDALVTMRTEMRRLRAGTQTAPVRTVGSAVWQVFDGEAVAHVGDKVFEIAKGDLFVVPSWCEVSLSARTQVDLFRFSDEPVYEALGLARTARGEHK; from the coding sequence GTGACCGACACCACCAGCGAACAGACCGAGCGCAAGCTGCTCGACGAGCTGTACGCGGACTTCAAGGACGCGGGCCTGATCCCGCTGTGGACCCAGGTGGACGACCTCATGCCGATGTCGCCGCAACCCGCCGCGGTCCCGCACCTGTGGCGGTGGGCGGAGCTGCTGCCCATCGCACAGCGCTCCGGAGAGCTCGTACCGGTGGGGCGTGGCGGCGAGCGCCGCGCCATGGCCCTGTCCAACCCCGGCCTGCCGGGCCGTCCTTACGCCACTGCGACCCTGTGGACCGCCATCCAGTACCTGGGCCCGCGCGAGGTTGCCCCCTCGCACCGCCACAGCCAGGGAGCCTTCCGGTTCGTGGTCGAGGGCGAGGGTGTGTGGACCAACGTCGACGGGGACGCGGTGGCGATGCGCCGTGGTGACCTGCTGCTCACGCCGAGCTGGGCCTTCCACGAGCACCAGAACGTCACCGACAAGCCGATGGCCTGGCTCGACGGCCTCGACATCCCGCTCGTCTCCCAACTCGACGCGGGCTTCTTCGAGTTCGGCCCCGACGAACTCTCCACCCGTGAAACCCCCGAGCGCTCGCGCGGCGAGCGACTGTGGGGCCACCCCGGACTGCGCCCGATCGGGCAGCTCGACCAGCCCAACTCCCCGCTGGGCGCCTACCGCTGGGAGCACACCGACGCAGCCCTGACCGCACAACTGGAACTGGAGAACGAAGGCGTACCAGGTGTGCTGGAGCCCGGGCACGCCGGAGTGCGCTTCTCCAACCCCACCACCGGCAAGGACGCCCTGGTCACGATGCGCACCGAGATGCGCCGCCTGCGGGCCGGTACGCAGACCGCCCCGGTGCGCACGGTCGGCTCCGCGGTCTGGCAGGTGTTCGACGGCGAGGCGGTCGCCCATGTCGGCGACAAGGTCTTCGAGATCGCCAAGGGCGACCTGTTCGTCGTCCCGTCCTGGTGCGAGGTCTCACTGTCCGCCCGCACCCAGGTCGACCTGTTCCGTTTCAGCGACGAGCCCGTCTACGAGGCCCTGGGCCTCGCCCGTACCGCCCGAGGAGAACACAAGTGA
- a CDS encoding fumarylacetoacetate hydrolase family protein, with the protein MKLATIRVNGTTRAVRVDENKAVDLGESDLVAFLRHGDWAARAADADGETYEGALDYAPVVVAPEKVVCVGLNYRTHILEMGRELPSHPTLFNKYARALVGAYDDVTLPAASTQMDWEAELGVVIGAEVRRADPEQARAAIAGYTVLNDVTARDWQYRTTQWDQGKTFEATTPIGPWLVTADDPAVAAQGLSLTCEVDGDTVQKADTGDLVFDPATLVAYLSEIITLVPGDVIATGTPGGVGHARKPARYLQDGTRLVTRIEGIGECRNTCRRETR; encoded by the coding sequence GTGAAGCTCGCCACCATCCGGGTCAACGGCACCACGCGCGCCGTCCGCGTCGACGAGAACAAGGCCGTGGACCTGGGCGAGAGCGACCTGGTGGCCTTCCTGCGCCACGGCGACTGGGCGGCACGGGCCGCGGACGCCGACGGCGAGACGTACGAAGGCGCCCTGGACTACGCCCCGGTGGTCGTCGCCCCGGAGAAGGTCGTGTGCGTCGGCCTCAACTACCGCACCCACATTCTGGAGATGGGGCGCGAACTCCCCTCGCATCCGACGCTGTTCAACAAGTACGCGCGGGCACTGGTCGGCGCGTACGACGACGTGACCCTGCCCGCAGCGTCCACCCAGATGGACTGGGAGGCCGAACTCGGCGTCGTCATCGGGGCCGAGGTCCGCCGCGCCGACCCGGAGCAGGCACGCGCCGCGATCGCCGGGTACACCGTGCTCAACGACGTCACCGCCCGCGACTGGCAGTACCGAACCACCCAGTGGGACCAGGGCAAGACCTTCGAGGCCACCACCCCCATCGGACCGTGGCTGGTGACCGCCGACGACCCCGCGGTCGCCGCCCAGGGCCTGAGCCTGACCTGTGAGGTCGACGGCGACACGGTCCAGAAGGCCGACACCGGTGACCTCGTCTTCGACCCCGCGACGCTGGTCGCGTACCTGTCCGAGATCATCACTCTGGTGCCCGGTGACGTGATCGCCACCGGCACTCCGGGCGGCGTCGGCCATGCCCGCAAGCCCGCCCGCTATCTGCAGGACGGTACGCGCCTCGTCACCCGGATCGAGGGGATCGGCGAGTGCCGCAACACCTGCCGCCGGGAGACGCGGTGA
- a CDS encoding Lrp/AsnC family transcriptional regulator, protein MGVPTLDPLDLQIMQALQLDGRAPFSRIAAVLGVSDQTVARRYRRLRSTVNVRVLGMTDENRLGRQSWIVRMHCPPDVAEQLADALAKRPDTLYVNLISGGTEVVCGMKPRSRKERDELLFDRLQRTRQIVTVTAHCLLHSFYGGPLGRLNKSNALTAGQEAALRLPTPVSLDVPVTLDAADKALLAMLRRDGRATLTDLRKATGQSESAVTRRLETLRSTGVLYFDVQYDHGPLGQEVGAMLWLTVAPRALADVGRSLAAHPEVHFASATTGQANIVASVHFRSPDELYTYLSERIGALSGIQAVESALILRQVKQLSYEPNR, encoded by the coding sequence GTGGGCGTCCCCACACTCGATCCCCTAGACCTCCAGATCATGCAAGCGCTGCAGCTCGACGGGCGCGCCCCCTTCAGCCGTATCGCCGCCGTCCTCGGGGTCTCCGACCAGACCGTCGCCCGGCGGTACCGACGGCTGCGCAGCACCGTCAACGTGCGGGTGCTGGGCATGACGGACGAGAACCGCCTCGGCCGCCAGAGCTGGATCGTACGCATGCACTGCCCCCCGGACGTGGCGGAACAGCTCGCGGACGCACTCGCCAAGCGCCCGGACACGCTCTACGTGAATCTCATCTCCGGTGGCACCGAGGTCGTGTGCGGCATGAAACCACGCAGCCGAAAGGAGCGGGACGAACTGCTCTTCGACCGGCTCCAGCGCACCCGGCAGATCGTCACGGTGACCGCCCACTGCCTGCTGCACTCCTTCTACGGCGGCCCACTGGGCCGGCTGAACAAGTCCAACGCGCTCACCGCCGGCCAGGAGGCCGCTCTGCGACTGCCGACTCCGGTGTCGCTCGATGTCCCTGTCACTCTGGACGCGGCCGACAAGGCGCTGCTCGCGATGCTCCGCCGCGACGGCCGGGCCACCCTCACCGACCTGCGGAAGGCCACAGGCCAGTCGGAGTCGGCGGTCACACGGCGGCTCGAGACCCTGCGCTCGACCGGCGTGCTGTACTTCGACGTGCAGTACGACCACGGGCCTCTCGGGCAGGAAGTCGGCGCGATGCTCTGGCTCACCGTGGCACCCCGCGCACTCGCCGACGTCGGCCGCAGCCTCGCCGCACACCCTGAGGTGCATTTCGCCTCCGCCACCACGGGTCAGGCCAACATCGTCGCCTCCGTCCACTTCCGGAGCCCCGACGAGCTGTACACCTACCTGAGCGAGAGGATCGGTGCCCTCAGCGGCATCCAGGCGGTGGAGTCGGCTCTCATCCTGCGCCAGGTCAAGCAACTCAGTTACGAACCGAACCGCTGA
- a CDS encoding MarR family winged helix-turn-helix transcriptional regulator, producing MIRNNEELVEPNALDRVTWALRRAELAVQALKEQRLRPLGLAASHYTLLMSVHSDPGLTGAELARRLNVTPQAVASLVARLESRGQLERREHPRHRHVQELHLTDTGREILRAADKVIAGIELQIIDGLGPEESTQLRGLLDRVAETVRED from the coding sequence GTGATACGAAACAATGAGGAGCTCGTCGAGCCCAACGCTCTTGACCGGGTGACCTGGGCGCTGCGCCGCGCGGAACTGGCCGTACAGGCACTCAAGGAGCAGCGGCTGCGCCCGCTGGGCCTGGCGGCCTCGCACTACACCCTCCTGATGTCGGTGCACTCCGACCCTGGGCTGACCGGCGCCGAGCTGGCCCGCCGCCTCAACGTAACCCCGCAGGCCGTCGCCTCACTGGTGGCACGACTGGAGAGCCGCGGGCAGCTGGAGAGACGCGAGCACCCGCGCCACCGCCACGTGCAGGAGTTGCACCTCACCGACACCGGGCGCGAGATTCTGCGCGCGGCCGACAAAGTGATCGCCGGCATCGAGCTGCAGATCATCGACGGTCTCGGCCCGGAGGAGAGCACCCAACTGCGGGGGCTGCTCGACCGGGTGGCCGAGACGGTTCGCGAGGACTGA
- a CDS encoding MarR family winged helix-turn-helix transcriptional regulator translates to MRHDDDGLIAADALDRVTWAMRRAEWAAQAWKDQRLRPLGLAAAQYTLLINVHSDPGLTGAELARRLNVTPQAVASQVTRLEERGHLERRPHPRHRHVQELHLTDAGREILRDADAVIVEIEQQIAEKLGPEKTSQLRALLDEVADAVRAP, encoded by the coding sequence GTGAGACACGATGATGACGGGCTGATCGCTGCCGACGCACTGGACCGGGTGACTTGGGCAATGCGGCGGGCGGAGTGGGCTGCCCAGGCCTGGAAGGATCAGCGGTTGCGACCGCTGGGTCTCGCGGCCGCACAGTACACCCTGTTGATCAACGTCCATTCCGATCCAGGTCTGACCGGCGCAGAACTGGCCCGCCGCCTGAACGTCACCCCGCAGGCAGTGGCCTCCCAGGTGACCCGCCTGGAGGAGCGCGGCCACCTGGAACGCCGACCGCACCCGCGCCACCGCCACGTGCAGGAGTTGCACCTCACCGACGCCGGCCGCGAGATCCTGCGTGATGCCGATGCCGTGATCGTGGAGATCGAACAGCAGATCGCCGAGAAGCTCGGTCCCGAGAAGACCTCGCAGCTGAGGGCACTCCTCGATGAGGTGGCTGACGCGGTCCGGGCGCCTTGA
- a CDS encoding amidohydrolase family protein — translation MSNERPVQAVTPPAEPPTAATRRRFIAATAAAGGAAVVGGLAAGQPALAAEAAVGSRAATAVGGSKDDRNAKKEKKMRIVAVEEAFSIPGAIRQEAAIRQRMDVPEAIKQEWFRRLDDLTELRLADMDANGVDVQVLSYSTPGLEVIEDPAEAVAVARRVNNHLAKVVAAHPKRFAGFAVLPLQDPKAAVVELRRAVKELGLKGVLYNDHVRGHYLDEPRFRPVWAELERLGVTLYLHPAVIPADNWRVFDGYPVLVGPSWGWTATVGAHALRLIYGGVFDEFPGASVTLGHMGELLPFQMARLDSRYPQVPVEQRVDHLPSYYLRKNVYVTTSGVMSHAALLGAVHAVGVDRVLFSIDYPFESSSEAVGFLRSAPYAPADLARIAHGNADRLLGL, via the coding sequence ATGTCCAACGAACGTCCCGTCCAAGCCGTGACTCCACCCGCCGAGCCTCCGACCGCGGCCACGCGGCGAAGATTCATCGCCGCGACCGCCGCTGCCGGAGGAGCCGCCGTGGTCGGCGGTCTGGCCGCGGGACAACCCGCGCTCGCCGCCGAGGCGGCGGTCGGCAGCCGGGCCGCCACGGCGGTCGGCGGCTCGAAGGACGACCGGAACGCCAAGAAGGAGAAGAAGATGCGCATCGTGGCCGTGGAAGAGGCGTTCTCCATTCCTGGAGCCATCCGGCAGGAGGCGGCGATCCGGCAGCGCATGGACGTGCCGGAGGCGATCAAGCAGGAGTGGTTCCGTCGGCTGGACGATCTGACAGAACTGCGCCTGGCGGACATGGACGCCAACGGCGTCGATGTCCAGGTCCTCTCGTACTCCACGCCGGGCCTGGAAGTGATCGAGGATCCGGCGGAGGCGGTGGCCGTCGCTCGGCGGGTCAACAACCATCTGGCCAAGGTGGTCGCCGCACATCCGAAACGGTTCGCGGGCTTCGCGGTCCTTCCGCTGCAGGACCCCAAGGCCGCGGTCGTGGAGCTGCGCCGGGCGGTGAAGGAACTCGGGCTCAAGGGCGTGCTGTACAACGACCACGTGCGGGGGCACTACCTGGACGAACCGCGGTTCAGGCCGGTATGGGCCGAACTGGAGCGCCTCGGCGTGACGTTGTATCTGCACCCGGCCGTCATCCCGGCCGACAACTGGCGTGTCTTCGACGGCTACCCCGTGCTGGTCGGGCCGTCCTGGGGCTGGACCGCGACGGTGGGTGCCCATGCGCTCCGGTTGATCTACGGCGGCGTGTTCGACGAGTTCCCGGGCGCCTCGGTGACGTTGGGACACATGGGCGAGCTGTTGCCGTTCCAGATGGCCCGGCTCGACAGCCGCTACCCCCAAGTGCCCGTTGAGCAGAGGGTGGATCACCTGCCCTCGTACTACCTGCGGAAGAACGTGTACGTGACCACCAGCGGAGTCATGTCGCACGCCGCACTGCTGGGAGCCGTTCATGCCGTCGGTGTCGACCGGGTGCTGTTCTCCATCGACTACCCGTTCGAGTCCAGCTCCGAGGCCGTGGGGTTCCTGCGCTCCGCGCCGTACGCGCCGGCCGACCTCGCACGCATCGCGCACGGCAATGCCGACCGCCTTCTGGGGCTGTGA
- a CDS encoding aldehyde dehydrogenase family protein: MTSNTPTTTRDGVIGQSGSEVVTVDQATGAEFARYPVAGKEEAATAVAAARSVSGPWWDLGFEARAERLRAWRREIAVGGEEGAALIHAENGKPLDDARVEVLGILEHVQYAVENAERVLGRREVPDSPTVPNQRAWVEYQPYGVVGVIGPWNFPLLTPGAILIEAIAAGNAAILKPSQITPGIGEWLVRAWQRAVPDFPDVLQCLNGFGATGQALIESGLNKLAFTGSVNTGKTVAAQCAQTLTPVLLELGGKDGVIVAEDADLDEAAKHIVWGAIQNTGHGCISLEVAYVVESVHDAFVEKISDLAKQVRVGSDEAAEIGPVPLPTQIPIIREHIQDALDRGATATVGGLDAVGERYVTPTILVGVSPDALAVTEETFGPTLAVVKVTDTEEAIAHVNGGRYGLGSAVFSRDRGEDIARRLRVGMTSINDALVFSINPAVPFGGRGDSGYGRKQGEEGLREFAYPHSFTAKTGPAQFSATTFGRPAGAMAGALAGVRNRILAESGEKTD; the protein is encoded by the coding sequence GTGACCAGCAACACTCCAACGACCACGCGTGACGGAGTCATCGGACAGAGCGGGAGCGAGGTGGTCACCGTCGATCAGGCCACCGGGGCCGAGTTCGCCCGGTACCCCGTTGCCGGCAAGGAAGAGGCGGCCACGGCCGTGGCCGCCGCCCGCTCGGTCTCCGGGCCCTGGTGGGACCTCGGATTCGAGGCCCGCGCGGAGCGGCTGCGGGCCTGGCGGCGGGAGATAGCCGTGGGCGGTGAGGAGGGAGCCGCCCTCATCCACGCCGAGAACGGCAAGCCCCTCGACGACGCCCGCGTGGAAGTGCTCGGGATTCTGGAGCACGTGCAGTACGCCGTCGAGAACGCCGAGCGTGTGCTGGGGCGTCGGGAGGTCCCGGACAGTCCCACCGTGCCCAACCAGCGTGCGTGGGTCGAATACCAGCCCTACGGCGTCGTCGGTGTCATCGGACCGTGGAACTTCCCCCTGCTTACGCCCGGGGCCATCCTGATCGAGGCGATCGCGGCCGGAAACGCCGCCATCCTCAAGCCCAGCCAGATCACGCCCGGCATCGGCGAGTGGCTCGTCCGGGCCTGGCAGCGCGCGGTCCCCGACTTCCCGGACGTCCTGCAGTGCCTCAACGGGTTCGGGGCCACGGGCCAGGCGCTCATCGAGTCCGGCCTGAACAAGCTCGCGTTCACCGGCAGCGTCAACACCGGCAAGACCGTGGCCGCCCAGTGCGCGCAGACCCTGACCCCCGTTCTGCTGGAACTCGGCGGAAAGGACGGCGTCATCGTGGCCGAGGACGCCGACCTGGACGAAGCCGCCAAGCACATCGTGTGGGGCGCCATACAGAACACCGGACACGGCTGCATCAGTCTCGAAGTGGCCTATGTCGTCGAGTCTGTTCACGACGCGTTCGTCGAGAAGATCAGTGACCTCGCCAAGCAGGTACGTGTCGGCAGCGACGAGGCCGCGGAGATCGGGCCCGTTCCCCTGCCCACCCAGATCCCGATCATCCGGGAGCACATCCAGGATGCCCTCGACCGCGGCGCGACAGCCACTGTCGGCGGCCTCGACGCAGTGGGGGAGCGCTATGTCACCCCCACCATCCTCGTCGGCGTGAGCCCCGACGCCCTGGCGGTGACCGAGGAGACGTTCGGGCCCACACTCGCCGTCGTCAAGGTCACCGACACCGAGGAGGCCATCGCCCACGTCAACGGCGGCCGCTACGGACTGGGCAGCGCCGTCTTCAGCCGCGACCGCGGCGAGGACATCGCCCGCCGGCTCCGCGTCGGAATGACCAGCATCAACGACGCCCTGGTCTTCTCCATCAACCCCGCGGTGCCCTTCGGCGGCCGCGGCGACAGCGGTTACGGGCGCAAGCAGGGCGAGGAAGGACTACGGGAGTTCGCTTACCCGCACTCCTTCACCGCCAAGACCGGCCCCGCCCAGTTCTCGGCCACCACCTTCGGCAGGCCCGCGGGTGCGATGGCAGGAGCCCTCGCCGGCGTGCGCAACAGGATCCTGGCCGAGAGCGGCGAGAAGACCGACTGA